The DNA sequence TATCTCTCAATGCAAAAAATATGGCAGAATTACTAAGGATTTGGCATTGAGTATCAATTTGTATCTTTGCTCGCGTTTGCGGCGGAGCGAATAAATATGAAAAAAGGCCTACTTATCCATCATGGCGATTTGGTCACCCTGGACCCCGCCCAACCCGTTGCCGAGGCGGTGGCCATCCGCGACGGGCGCATCGCCGCCGTCGGCTCGGAGGCCGATTGTCGCCGGGCCCTGGATGGAGATTACGAAACCGTCGATCTGCGCGGCGCGGCGCTCTTGCCCGGTTTCATCGATACGCACCTGCACCCGATCGGCACAATCCATTACGAGATGAACGCCAACCTGCGCGGCGTGCGATCCGTCGCCGAGTTGCAGGACCGTTTGCGCGCCATCGCCGCGGAGTTGCCGCCTGGCCAATGGCTGCTCGGGCTCGATTTGGACGAGCAGGACATGGACGAGCCGCGCCTGCCCGACCGCCACGACCTGGACGCCGCCTGCCCCGACCGGCCGCTGGTCGTGCTGAAACACGACGGCCACCAGGCGATCGGCAACAGCCGGGCCCTCGCCGCCGCCGGCCTCTCCGCGGCCACGCCGGACCCCGCGGGCGGCGTCATCGACCGCGAAAGCGACGGTTCGCCCGCCGGGCCATGCCGCGAAGCGGCGGTGGCGCGGTTGATGAGCGCGGCGCCGCTGCCCGAATTCGTCGCGCTGGTGGCGGGCGCCCGCAAGACGGCCCGCCGGCTCGCCTCGCGGGGCATCACGTCGGTGGGGGCGATTTTTCAGGTGGACGAGGACGGCCCGGCCGGCGCGCCCGGCGCCTTCGAAATGCCCGCGATGGCCATGTTGCTCGATCATTTCCCGATCAACCTTTACGGGCTTTTACTGGCGCACGATCCGGCGCCGTTCGAACAGGCGCGGCAGTCGCCGTTGCATTCCGGCGTCCCCGGCGGCCACCGCATCGGGGGCATCAAAATCATTGCCGACGGCAGTTTCGGCAGTTACACCTCGTTCATGCGCGAACCATTCGCCGACCGGCCGGACACGCGGGGGATGATGGTTTTAAACGACGAGGAACTATATCGGCGCATGGAATTCGCGCATCGGGCCGGGCTGCAGATCGCCGTGCACGTCATCGGCGACGCCGCCGCCCGCCGCGTGGTCGATCTGTTCGACCGCCTGCTGGCCGCCCAGCCGCGCGCCGACCATCGCCACCGGCTGGAGCACGCCTCGGTGCTCGACGCGCCGTTGCTGGCCGACATCGCCCGCCTGGGCCTGGTCATCGCAACCCAGCCGCTGTTTATCCACACCGAGAAAAAATGGCTGCACCGGCGCCTGGGAGCCGAACGGGCGAAACGGACTTACCCGTTCCGGTCGATCCTCGACGCCGGGATCCGCCTGGCGGGCGCCTCCGATTCGCCGGTCGAGTCGACCGACGTGCTGCAAGCCATCGCCTGCGCCGTCACGCGCGAAGGGTTCGAGCCGCAACAGGCCGTTACCGCGGCCGAGGCCGTGCGGATGTACACGCTGGACGCGGCCTACGCGCAATTCGAGGACAACGTGAAGGGCAGCCTCGCCGCCGGCAAGCGCGCCGACCTGGTGGTGCTGAGCGAAAATCCCCTCAAGGTCGCGCCGGAACGCATCGCCGCGATCCGCGTCCTGCGCACCTATTCCGCGGGCGAGGTTTTATACGAGGCGTGAAGTGACGATCCGCAGGCATGCGGCGCGAGGCGAACCGCCCCGGCGTTATTCCTGTGCCTCCGCGGCTTTGGCGATCAAATCGAACAGAATCGGCCGGTGGCAGTGGTTCTCGTCCTCGCAGTAGCAGCCGACCGCGACGGGCTGCACGGAGGCGACCCGGGCGAGGAACTGAATCACCTGCCGGGGGTCCTGCGCGCTCATTTCCTTCTCGTAGCGCCGGCGGAACTTGCGCCGGATCTTGGTCTCGTCACCCTTTTGGGACAGGTACCAGTGCACCAGCTCGCGGCTGGGGGACAATATCGGCAGCCACACGTCGAAGAAATCCCGCTTCTGGTAGTCTTCCTTGTGTACGCCGCGCGGCAGATACCGCACCGTGCCGATTCGCCAGCCTTCGCCGGGCTTGCGGGGCGTTCCGCAACGGAACTTGCTCAGCTTCACTTTCATTGATCCTCCTTTCCGATCTTCAGTTGAGGTCTGGGCGCCGCTTCCGGCCCGATGTGTGTACTCCATTGGGACACGGAAAACGAATGCCCCGGTGCAAGCACCAGGGCAAACCGTCGTGACGCGATCGCGCTCCCATCTTTGGCGTCCTCCGATTAAGTTATAAGCACGCTCGCGTATAATGGGGAGTGCCAATGAAGGGTATGAGTCATTTCGTGCGGATGCCGCCGCTCACGCTGCTGGCGCTGGCGGTGGTGTGCGGCTGTCATTTCCCGGGGGCGTCGGGCGGCGGAACCGCACAGTACCACCAGCTTTTCCACCGACGCGTAACTCATAGCTTTCTATGTCGGGTTGGGGAAATTCTGCTGGAAGCAGCTCAATCATGCAAAAAATGAGGTCGTTACCGTCGCGATTTCCAAAACTTGCGAGGTGAGCCAGGGCAAACCCGGATGGTAAAATCGTTTAACGGTTTTTCCCTTTGCCTGAACTTCGTATCGCCGCCTCAGGAATTCCTGTGGACACCGAATGGGGCGCGGAGCACAATGCGCGCATGAAAATTTTCGTCAGCAGCGTACAGAATGAATTTCAAGAAGAGCGGCGGGCCATCAAGGACTTCGTGATGGGTGACGCCCTGCTGCGACGCTACTTCGATGTTTTTTTATTCGAGGATCTGCCGGCCAGAGATCGCCATGTCGATGATGTTTATCTGGAGGAAGTGGAGCGCTTCGACGTCTATGTCGGCCTGCTTGGCAACGAGTATGGAAGCGAGGATGGGGCGGGCGTGTCGCCGACGGAGCGGGAATTCGATCAAGCGACCCAGGCGGGAAAAACGCGTCTGGTGTTCGTCAAGGGCGATGATGAGAAGGCTCGCCATAAAAAGATGGCGAAGCTGGTGCGGCGCGCGGAAGGGCAACTGATCCGACGGCAGTTCGCAAGCACTCATGACTTGAACGCGGCGCTGTATGCGAGCCTCATCGAATACCTGGAACAAAAGGGCCAGATTCGGACCCTGCCGTTTGATCGTGCAGCATGTCCGCGGGCAACATTGAAGGATATCTCCGCTGACAGTGTCCAGGCGTTCCTCGCGCGCGCCCGGCAGGAGAGGAGTTATGTCCTGCCGGAAAAAACGTCAGCCGACAAGGTCCTCGCGCATCTGGACCTCCTGGATGGCAAGAACCCGACGCATGCCGCCATCTTGCTCTTCGGAAAAAATCCGCAACATTTCCTACCGACCGCCGAAGTCAAGTGCTTACACTTCCACGGGACGCGGGTAAAGAAGCCGATCCCGTCGTACCAGATTTATCGCGGAACGGTTTTTCGCCAGGTGGACGACGCCGTGGATTTCGTCATGTCGAAACTCGCCCGCCGAGTAGGCACCCGCGCCCAGGGTCCGGCGGCGCCGGTCGAATACGAATTGCCGAAAGACGCCGTCGCCGAGGCCATCGTGAACGCTGTTGCCCATCGCAACTACGCGTCCAACGCGGGTGTGCAGGTGATGCTCTTTACCGACCGGCTTGAGGTTTGGAATCCCGGCGAACTGCCGCGGACTCTCACCCCGGAGCGCCTGCGGGAACCGCATGCATCCATCCCGCGAAATCCGCTCATCGCCGATCCGCTTTTCCTCACGCACTATATCGAGAAGGCCGGGACCGGCACACTCGCCATGATCGACCTGTGCCGACAAGCCGGTTTGCCTGAGCCTGACTTCGAGCAGCGAGCCGGGCAGTTTGTCGTCACGATCTGGCGCGATTGGCTGACGGATGCGGTGATGGCCGACCTTGCCTTGAATGAACGGCAAAAAACCGCTGTCGCGCAAGTAAGACGGGAAGGACGAATTTCAAATACGGAATATCAAACGCTGAATAGCGTTGCAAAACGGACTGCCCATCGAGATTTGAGTGAACTGGTTGAAAAGGGTGTCTTCCAGAAAGTCGGAACAACAGGGAAAGGCACTTTCTATTTACTTTTCAAAGGGGCCACAAAGGGGCCAAAGGGGCCACGCTAATCAGCCGTCGTCGTCGTATGACAAAGGGGCCATAAAGGGGCCAAACGGGCCACAACTCGTGGAGTCCCGCCAGATGTAGCTCCAAGAAAGGATTTTCATTGGCTGAGGGAAATTCCTCGCTCGACCTCCTACTCTCACACGACGCTCTGCGACGCCTCGCGGACGGCAAGTCCTTCATCCGGGGCGTG is a window from the Myxococcales bacterium genome containing:
- a CDS encoding DUF488 family protein, with product MKVKLSKFRCGTPRKPGEGWRIGTVRYLPRGVHKEDYQKRDFFDVWLPILSPSRELVHWYLSQKGDETKIRRKFRRRYEKEMSAQDPRQVIQFLARVASVQPVAVGCYCEDENHCHRPILFDLIAKAAEAQE
- a CDS encoding DUF4062 domain-containing protein, with the protein product MDTEWGAEHNARMKIFVSSVQNEFQEERRAIKDFVMGDALLRRYFDVFLFEDLPARDRHVDDVYLEEVERFDVYVGLLGNEYGSEDGAGVSPTEREFDQATQAGKTRLVFVKGDDEKARHKKMAKLVRRAEGQLIRRQFASTHDLNAALYASLIEYLEQKGQIRTLPFDRAACPRATLKDISADSVQAFLARARQERSYVLPEKTSADKVLAHLDLLDGKNPTHAAILLFGKNPQHFLPTAEVKCLHFHGTRVKKPIPSYQIYRGTVFRQVDDAVDFVMSKLARRVGTRAQGPAAPVEYELPKDAVAEAIVNAVAHRNYASNAGVQVMLFTDRLEVWNPGELPRTLTPERLREPHASIPRNPLIADPLFLTHYIEKAGTGTLAMIDLCRQAGLPEPDFEQRAGQFVVTIWRDWLTDAVMADLALNERQKTAVAQVRREGRISNTEYQTLNSVAKRTAHRDLSELVEKGVFQKVGTTGKGTFYLLFKGATKGPKGPR
- a CDS encoding amidohydrolase, which produces MKKGLLIHHGDLVTLDPAQPVAEAVAIRDGRIAAVGSEADCRRALDGDYETVDLRGAALLPGFIDTHLHPIGTIHYEMNANLRGVRSVAELQDRLRAIAAELPPGQWLLGLDLDEQDMDEPRLPDRHDLDAACPDRPLVVLKHDGHQAIGNSRALAAAGLSAATPDPAGGVIDRESDGSPAGPCREAAVARLMSAAPLPEFVALVAGARKTARRLASRGITSVGAIFQVDEDGPAGAPGAFEMPAMAMLLDHFPINLYGLLLAHDPAPFEQARQSPLHSGVPGGHRIGGIKIIADGSFGSYTSFMREPFADRPDTRGMMVLNDEELYRRMEFAHRAGLQIAVHVIGDAAARRVVDLFDRLLAAQPRADHRHRLEHASVLDAPLLADIARLGLVIATQPLFIHTEKKWLHRRLGAERAKRTYPFRSILDAGIRLAGASDSPVESTDVLQAIACAVTREGFEPQQAVTAAEAVRMYTLDAAYAQFEDNVKGSLAAGKRADLVVLSENPLKVAPERIAAIRVLRTYSAGEVLYEA